A genomic segment from Glycine max cultivar Williams 82 chromosome 1, Glycine_max_v4.0, whole genome shotgun sequence encodes:
- the LOC100817617 gene encoding UDP-glycosyltransferase 83A1 yields the protein MSIPTVLVLPFPFQGHVNPMTTLSQKLVEHGCKVVFVNTDFNHKRVLSSMVEQQDHSLDESLMKLVSISDGLGPDDDRSNIGKLCDAMISTMPSTLEKLIEDIHLKGDNRISFIVADLNMGWALNVGCKLGIKGALFWPASAAVFGMLYNVPRLIDDGIINSDGSILTSNKTIRLSPNMPEMETTNFFWLNMADTINSTHFLNYLVHHCTPALNLTEWWLCNTAYELEPLMLTLAPKLLPIGPLLRSYDNTNPTLRSLGQFWEEDLSCMSWLDQQPHRSVTYVAFGSHTYFDQNQFNELALGLDLTNKPFLWVVRQDNKMAYPNEFQGHKGKIVGWAPQQMVLSHPAIACFISHCGWNSSTECLSNGVPFLCWPYFGDQPYNRKYICDELNVGLGLNSDENGLVSRGEIKKILDQLLSDGSIRSRSLKLKEKVTSSTTDCGQSLENFNKFVKWLKE from the exons aTGAGCATTCCAACTGTGCTAGTGTTACCATTTCCATTTCAAGGACATGTCAATCCCATGACAACCCTATCACAAAAGTTGGTTGAGCATGGATGCAAAGTCGTTTTCGTGAACACAGACTTCAATCACAAGCGAGTGTTGAGTTCCATGGTGGAGCAACAAGATCATAGCCTTGATGAATCACTAATGAAGTTGGTCTCAATCTCAGACGGTTTAGGACCTGATGATGATAGAAGCAATATAGGCAAGCTATGTGATGCTATGATAAGCACCATGCCTTCTACACTTGAAAAGCTCATAGAGGATATTCATTTGAAAGGTGACAACAGAATCAGCTTTATTGTTGCAGATTTAAATATGGGATGGGCTTTGAATGTTGGGTGTAAATTGGGAATCAAAGGAGCTCTATTCTGGCCAGCCTCAGCAGCTGTGTTTGGCATGTTGTACAATGTTCCAAGGCTTATTGATGATGGGATCATAAATTCTGATG GATCCATATTAACTTCTAATAAGACAATTCGACTATCACCAAATATGCCAGAGatggagacaacaaactttttttgGCTTAACATGGCTGACACAATAAATAGTACGCATTTCCTGAATTATTTGGTGCATCATTGCACCCCAGCTTTAAATTTGACAGAATGGTGGCTTTGCAACACTGCATATGAACTTGAACCTTTGATGTTAACCCTTGCTCCGAAACTCCTCCCAATTGGCCCATTGTTGAGAAGTTATGACAACACAAATCCAACTCTAAGATCATTGGGACAATTTTGGGAAGAAGATCTCTCTTGCATGAGTTGGCTTGATCAACAACCTCATCGTTCTGTCACTTATGTTGCATTTGGTAGTCACACTTATTTTGACCAAAACCAATTCAATGAACTAGCTCTAGGACTAGACCTAACCAATAAGCCTTTTCTTTGGGTTGTGCGTCAAGACAATAAGATGGCATACCCTAATGAATTCCAAGGGCATAAAGGTAAGATAGTTGGGTGGGCCCCTCAACAAATGGTTTTAAGCCACCCTGCCATAGCATGCTTTATTAGTCATTGTGGTTGGAATTCAAGCACAGAATGTTTGTCTAATGGGGTGCCCTTCTTGTGCTGGCCATATTTTGGTGACCAACCTTATAACAGAAAATACATATGTGATGAGTTGAATGTTGGGCTGGGATTGAACTCGGATGAAAATGGGCTTGTGTCACGGGGGGAGATTAAGAAGATATTGGACCAACTACTTAGTGATGGGAGCATAAGATCAAGGTCTCTGAAGTTAAAGGAGAAGGTAACAAGCAGCACAACAGACTGTGGTCAATCTTTAGAGAACTTCAACAAGTTTGTCAAGTGGCTGAAAGAATAA